One genomic segment of Methylocystis rosea includes these proteins:
- a CDS encoding IS630 family transposase, giving the protein MVEVFASDEHRLGLKPVTRRVWAPVGERPTAHGHHRFDWLYVTAFVSPASGETFWYVHDGVSKPFFAALLATFAREAKAGVDRTIVLVLDNAGWHGEAGLSVPNGVRLVFLPPYTPELQPAETLWSLVDEPIVNKHVETIEELDAIIGDRCAALATDCDIIKSRAGFHWWPKIAKPK; this is encoded by the coding sequence CTGGTCGAAGTCTTCGCCAGCGACGAACACCGGCTTGGCCTGAAACCCGTCACCCGGCGCGTTTGGGCGCCCGTCGGCGAGCGGCCGACAGCGCATGGCCATCACCGCTTCGACTGGCTTTATGTCACCGCCTTTGTCTCGCCGGCGAGCGGCGAGACCTTCTGGTATGTGCACGACGGCGTCTCGAAACCGTTTTTTGCGGCGTTGCTCGCAACCTTCGCACGCGAAGCGAAGGCCGGCGTCGATCGCACGATCGTGCTCGTGCTCGACAACGCCGGCTGGCATGGCGAGGCGGGTCTGAGCGTGCCCAACGGCGTGCGGCTGGTCTTTCTGCCGCCCTACACGCCGGAGCTGCAACCGGCGGAAACGCTGTGGTCGCTCGTCGACGAGCCCATCGTCAACAAACACGTCGAAACGATCGAAGAACTGGACGCCATCATCGGCGATAGATGCGCCGCGCTCGCCACAGATTGCGACATCATCAAAAGCCGAGCCGGATTCCATTGGTGGCCAAAAATCGCCAAGCCGAAGTAA
- the mobC gene encoding plasmid mobilization relaxosome protein MobC — translation MGPTFDGEGRVEVVELTRQLRAIGVNLNQAVHHMNAGNAFPGENVRAWLIEAHGIMWALDALYASLTFRARRRAETAIDKDGAQ, via the coding sequence ATGGGGCCGACGTTCGACGGCGAAGGGCGTGTCGAAGTCGTCGAATTGACGCGACAGCTGCGCGCGATCGGCGTTAATCTCAATCAAGCCGTTCATCATATGAATGCGGGCAACGCTTTCCCGGGAGAGAATGTTCGCGCGTGGCTTATCGAAGCGCATGGGATCATGTGGGCGCTCGACGCGCTTTATGCGTCATTGACGTTTCGGGCGCGAAGGCGAGCCGAGACGGCGATCGACAAGGACGGCGCGCAATGA
- a CDS encoding type II toxin-antitoxin system RelE/ParE family toxin, translated as MKRREVEYALQADEDFGWLYDLIAEVSSATRALAYVERLRAFCDRLDYASERGMRRDDIRPGLRIIGFERRVTVAFTVEAERVVVLRLFYGGANWEDAL; from the coding sequence GTGAAGCGGCGGGAAGTCGAATACGCTCTGCAAGCCGACGAAGATTTCGGATGGCTCTATGATCTGATAGCTGAAGTGAGCAGCGCAACGCGGGCGCTTGCCTATGTCGAAAGGTTGCGGGCGTTCTGCGACCGTCTTGATTACGCCTCTGAGCGCGGAATGCGTCGCGACGACATTCGGCCCGGGCTGCGCATCATCGGGTTCGAGCGCCGCGTCACGGTCGCCTTTACGGTTGAGGCCGAGCGCGTCGTTGTGCTGCGGTTGTTCTATGGTGGCGCCAATTGGGAAGACGCCCTTTGA
- a CDS encoding invasion associated locus B family protein encodes MSVVPETMRFIRLLSIVSALMTCPGDALVAQEATITKFGAWQMRCAPAKPSCTLAQAVRSDDQANVQVMVTFAKIPASPNVVIQIVAPLDTFLLEGARMKVDQDEIGKLPFFKCAPIGCAAEGAISDDVISKLLTGKNIIITIYICPGEGLRHVLSLDGFADGYKALK; translated from the coding sequence ATGAGCGTTGTGCCTGAAACTATGCGGTTCATTCGACTGCTTTCGATCGTCTCGGCGCTCATGACCTGTCCCGGCGACGCACTTGTCGCGCAAGAGGCGACAATCACAAAATTCGGCGCCTGGCAGATGCGATGTGCGCCTGCGAAACCTTCATGCACCCTGGCGCAAGCGGTTCGGTCTGATGATCAAGCAAATGTGCAAGTCATGGTCACCTTTGCCAAAATTCCGGCAAGCCCCAATGTTGTCATTCAAATCGTCGCGCCGCTGGACACGTTCCTGCTCGAAGGCGCAAGGATGAAAGTCGATCAGGACGAGATCGGCAAGCTTCCCTTCTTCAAGTGTGCGCCGATCGGCTGCGCCGCGGAAGGGGCGATCAGCGACGATGTGATCAGCAAGCTTCTGACCGGCAAGAATATCATCATCACGATCTACATTTGTCCTGGCGAAGGGCTTCGGCATGTTCTCTCACTCGACGGCTTCGCTGACGGATATAAAGCTTTGAAGTAA
- a CDS encoding SOS response-associated peptidase has translation MCCRFTQRLSWEELHRLADLIGRPRNLAPRYNIAPTSARAETVAEKPMFRTAFKTRRCIIPAWGFYEWTGKVGAKTPHHFLARSGEPLAFAASWEQAKHPDTGEPLTSATIIVGAANNWMNRFHDRQPIILDWRDANAWMRGDDPGALLRSPPEDSLQEWMVSIHVNKAGIGDYDASLVDPIAAVVP, from the coding sequence ATGTGCTGCCGTTTTACACAGCGCCTTTCATGGGAAGAGTTACACAGGCTTGCCGATCTGATCGGGCGGCCACGCAACCTCGCGCCGCGCTACAACATCGCGCCGACGAGCGCCCGTGCGGAGACAGTCGCCGAAAAGCCGATGTTCCGAACGGCATTCAAGACGCGACGTTGCATCATTCCCGCCTGGGGCTTTTACGAGTGGACGGGCAAAGTGGGGGCGAAGACACCGCACCATTTTTTGGCGCGGTCTGGTGAACCACTCGCCTTCGCCGCATCGTGGGAGCAAGCGAAGCATCCTGACACGGGCGAGCCTCTCACATCGGCAACAATTATTGTTGGCGCGGCGAACAACTGGATGAACCGTTTCCATGATCGCCAGCCCATCATCCTCGACTGGCGCGACGCCAACGCATGGATGCGCGGCGATGATCCGGGCGCGCTACTGCGTTCGCCCCCGGAAGATTCGTTACAGGAATGGATGGTATCCATCCACGTCAACAAGGCAGGCATTGGCGACTACGATGCATCGCTTGTCGACCCCATTGCGGCCGTAGTCCCGTGA
- a CDS encoding ArdC family protein: MSASERSDIYTRITADIVAAIETDAGEWRMPWHHDGGSVARPRNVACDRSYRGVNILALWAAARRASYTSGVWGTYQQWSQLRCQVRKGEKATTVVFWKEMRKGDHANAESDGAERSDHGDREDRPRFFARGYSVFNASQVDNYMPPDLPRLSESERIACADAFFAALNIPIIIGAEACYRPDIDTVFMPPFERFIDAACYYSCLGHETGHATGAKRRLDRDLTGRFGSDKYALDEIIVELTSSFIMADLGIAHTPRAEHAAYIATWLKALKNDSRAIFTAASKAQAAADWMHAQQSHANAAPS; the protein is encoded by the coding sequence ATGTCCGCATCAGAGCGCAGCGACATTTACACTCGCATCACGGCCGACATCGTCGCGGCCATCGAGACCGACGCCGGCGAATGGCGCATGCCTTGGCATCACGACGGCGGCTCGGTCGCCCGTCCGCGCAATGTCGCTTGTGACAGGAGCTACCGCGGCGTCAACATCCTGGCGCTCTGGGCCGCAGCCCGTCGCGCCAGCTATACGAGCGGCGTCTGGGGCACTTATCAGCAATGGTCGCAGCTCCGCTGCCAGGTCCGCAAGGGAGAGAAAGCCACGACCGTCGTGTTCTGGAAAGAGATGCGCAAGGGTGATCACGCCAACGCGGAGTCGGACGGCGCCGAGCGATCTGATCACGGCGATCGCGAGGATCGCCCGCGATTCTTCGCTCGAGGCTATAGCGTCTTCAACGCAAGCCAAGTCGACAACTACATGCCGCCCGACTTGCCGCGCCTCTCCGAGTCAGAGCGTATTGCATGCGCCGACGCTTTCTTCGCAGCGCTGAACATTCCGATCATCATTGGCGCCGAAGCCTGCTATCGTCCCGACATCGATACGGTGTTCATGCCGCCATTCGAGCGCTTCATCGACGCCGCCTGCTATTACAGCTGTCTCGGTCATGAGACCGGACACGCGACCGGCGCAAAGCGTCGCCTCGATCGTGACCTCACCGGCCGTTTCGGTTCGGACAAATACGCCTTGGACGAGATCATCGTCGAACTGACGAGCAGTTTCATCATGGCCGACCTCGGGATCGCCCATACGCCGCGCGCCGAGCACGCGGCCTATATTGCTACGTGGCTCAAGGCGCTGAAGAACGATTCGCGCGCCATCTTCACCGCCGCCAGCAAGGCGCAGGCCGCCGCCGATTGGATGCACGCGCAGCAGTCTCACGCAAATGCGGCCCCGTCATGA
- a CDS encoding type II toxin-antitoxin system ParD family antitoxin, with product MSATEKRTFSLPTEQATFIDQLVASGSYASGSEVIRAGLRALQERDAAVERWLRDEVAPAYDEIKAYPDRTLSSEKLFDNIRKRHAARLKGEM from the coding sequence ATGTCCGCCACAGAAAAGCGTACATTTAGCTTGCCCACAGAGCAAGCCACCTTCATCGACCAGCTCGTCGCCTCGGGCTCTTACGCCTCAGGCAGTGAGGTGATCCGAGCTGGCCTTCGCGCCCTACAGGAGCGCGACGCCGCCGTGGAGCGCTGGCTGCGCGACGAAGTCGCCCCGGCCTATGACGAGATCAAAGCCTACCCGGATAGAACGCTGTCCAGCGAGAAGCTCTTCGATAATATCCGCAAGCGTCACGCGGCCCGGCTGAAGGGGGAGATGTGA
- a CDS encoding LPD7 domain-containing protein — MTTLVALDFSNLTEGLRRRLATKNRGALDRLAAAIQSAERYRAQAADSSRAPPRPRRDERPDTGPRAPPGEKPHVDDELRVKRAAAVKGGLAQNGVSANALVAKAQTAHRSPPARGVGAPSTASRSPLMAKANLAAGSQAAVVKIASFGSGAARAQSLLSYQSDKGELTLERHDGLMIAGQRSVADFAATWRAEDGRAPSNDVLQFTMQFDGALEAKQAQDALAEALRGHHYAWCLSQRDAHSRVDIVMTAASRERTASGRLHRIYDNQRSIGGLRDYLEGTFGRDAEFTDPKWAHGLEGATSALARLTRGGEIEAFGPDGRALKDVAERLARERPNRLPRAASREANVSLEIAKFWRPHMRSSAPRDFAHVILSAKPGTDKEAFIDAARATLAREFAGHEYVFVMHTNREHIHVHAAVRLVRDDGKRLDPKIQDFSRWRDTLAAEARARGIAMENVRRFDQAHAPAYKLKDVKMMERGIAPPSVRRRIERVKNREIHRPTREEGRRRAQDAARQWRNVAALSPRPAPPPAPGSVRLYRLDSGGDRRGALFAADMATAAAYAKPDVAARMIYVDLPASRVAELKSSHTQPGKVFVVPRAISAQSRPFDGAPSPAVVHFQQRAESALKGRAPSTDAEETGPMRTAETMIAARDSMADTISKIGKALPDDEARAQFAEQSRRLLDKADEAIAAQTNLEKQKADVQGDRYVKPEPARDLGPLITFERKGDEIHYHRHDATGALQTLAFVDNGKQLDIRDWNNADSVNAALKVASGKWETLNITGSDAYKDTVARLAAEHGYKIANPEIQDRIRELRAEIEMNRARIAEGLAQSDDKQDAAPLAPQDKRDQPARAEGPTSTAAEREIRLQEIRGRVDREAARETQQAARTEGANQTNTVQTNEQTPYRSQAEAASAREADRSMEDDTRREMPGDPRQSEQMQNHREQQSRVLKQEEEQRRVDQENAARINRELAQPRRPEGEGESR; from the coding sequence ATGACGACGCTGGTGGCGCTTGATTTTTCGAATCTGACGGAAGGCTTGCGGCGTCGGCTGGCCACGAAGAATCGGGGGGCGCTGGACCGGCTTGCGGCCGCGATCCAGTCAGCTGAGCGTTACCGCGCGCAAGCAGCTGACAGCTCGCGCGCACCTCCCCGGCCCCGACGCGACGAGCGGCCGGACACAGGGCCGCGCGCGCCGCCGGGCGAGAAGCCCCACGTCGACGATGAATTGCGCGTGAAGCGCGCGGCGGCTGTAAAGGGTGGCCTTGCGCAGAACGGCGTTTCGGCGAATGCACTGGTCGCCAAGGCGCAAACAGCGCACCGCTCACCGCCAGCGAGGGGCGTCGGTGCGCCGAGCACAGCCTCGCGGTCGCCTTTGATGGCGAAAGCCAATCTTGCGGCCGGGTCGCAGGCGGCGGTCGTCAAAATCGCGAGTTTCGGTTCAGGCGCGGCTCGGGCGCAGTCACTGCTGAGCTATCAAAGCGACAAGGGTGAACTGACGCTGGAGCGCCATGACGGGTTGATGATCGCCGGACAGCGCTCCGTCGCCGACTTCGCCGCCACATGGCGCGCCGAAGATGGACGCGCGCCGTCCAACGACGTGCTGCAGTTCACAATGCAGTTCGACGGTGCGCTGGAGGCAAAGCAGGCGCAAGACGCGCTCGCGGAGGCCCTTCGCGGCCATCACTATGCCTGGTGTCTTTCGCAGCGTGACGCGCACAGCCGCGTCGACATCGTCATGACGGCCGCGAGTCGTGAGCGCACCGCGAGCGGCCGGCTGCACCGGATATACGATAATCAGCGGTCGATTGGGGGCTTACGCGATTACTTAGAGGGCACATTCGGCCGCGACGCCGAATTTACCGACCCGAAATGGGCGCATGGGTTGGAGGGCGCCACGTCGGCGCTCGCCCGACTTACCCGCGGCGGTGAGATCGAGGCCTTTGGGCCGGACGGCCGTGCGCTCAAGGACGTAGCTGAGCGCCTGGCGCGCGAGCGGCCGAACCGCCTGCCGCGCGCTGCGTCGCGTGAGGCCAATGTCAGCCTGGAAATCGCCAAATTCTGGCGGCCGCATATGCGATCGAGCGCGCCGCGCGACTTTGCGCATGTCATTTTGAGTGCGAAACCCGGCACGGACAAAGAGGCATTTATCGACGCTGCGCGGGCGACGCTGGCGCGCGAGTTTGCCGGACATGAATATGTTTTCGTCATGCATACGAACCGCGAGCATATTCATGTGCATGCGGCGGTTCGACTTGTCCGGGACGACGGCAAGCGACTGGACCCAAAAATTCAGGATTTTTCGCGATGGCGCGATACGCTCGCGGCCGAAGCCCGTGCCCGCGGGATCGCCATGGAGAATGTCCGGCGGTTCGATCAGGCGCACGCGCCGGCCTACAAGCTCAAAGATGTGAAAATGATGGAGCGCGGCATTGCGCCGCCGAGCGTTCGCCGGCGCATCGAGCGCGTGAAGAACCGGGAGATTCACAGACCGACGCGCGAGGAAGGCCGGCGGCGCGCGCAGGATGCCGCCCGCCAATGGCGGAACGTCGCCGCCCTGTCGCCGCGCCCCGCACCGCCACCAGCGCCCGGCTCCGTGCGGCTTTACCGTCTCGACAGCGGCGGCGATCGACGCGGCGCGCTGTTCGCCGCGGATATGGCGACGGCCGCAGCTTATGCGAAGCCCGATGTCGCGGCCCGCATGATTTACGTGGACCTTCCGGCGTCGCGCGTGGCCGAACTGAAGTCGTCGCACACCCAACCCGGCAAAGTTTTTGTCGTGCCGCGCGCCATCAGCGCTCAAAGCCGACCGTTCGACGGCGCGCCGAGCCCCGCCGTCGTGCATTTTCAGCAACGCGCCGAGAGCGCTCTAAAAGGTCGCGCTCCGTCGACCGACGCAGAGGAGACAGGACCCATGCGAACAGCTGAAACGATGATCGCCGCGCGCGACAGCATGGCCGATACGATTTCGAAAATCGGCAAGGCGCTTCCCGACGATGAGGCGCGTGCGCAATTCGCCGAGCAGTCGCGCCGGCTGCTCGACAAGGCAGACGAAGCCATCGCCGCGCAAACCAATCTCGAAAAGCAAAAGGCGGATGTGCAGGGCGACCGCTACGTGAAGCCGGAGCCCGCGCGCGACCTCGGCCCGCTTATCACGTTCGAGCGTAAGGGCGACGAGATCCATTACCACCGACACGACGCCACCGGCGCTCTGCAAACCCTCGCCTTTGTCGACAATGGGAAGCAGCTCGATATTCGCGACTGGAACAACGCGGATTCCGTCAACGCCGCGCTGAAAGTCGCATCCGGAAAATGGGAAACGCTCAATATCACCGGCAGCGACGCTTACAAGGATACGGTCGCGCGGCTCGCGGCCGAGCACGGCTATAAAATCGCAAATCCCGAGATACAGGATCGCATTCGCGAACTTCGCGCCGAGATCGAAATGAACCGCGCGCGGATTGCCGAAGGCTTGGCGCAGTCGGATGACAAGCAGGATGCCGCGCCCTTGGCGCCGCAAGACAAACGAGACCAACCTGCCCGCGCCGAAGGTCCGACCTCGACGGCGGCCGAGCGCGAAATCCGCCTTCAAGAAATACGGGGGCGTGTGGATCGCGAAGCGGCGCGCGAGACGCAACAGGCCGCCCGCACCGAAGGAGCGAACCAGACGAACACCGTGCAAACGAACGAGCAGACGCCCTATCGCTCGCAGGCCGAGGCCGCAAGCGCGCGCGAAGCCGATCGATCCATGGAAGACGACACGCGCCGCGAAATGCCCGGCGATCCCCGACAGAGCGAGCAGATGCAGAACCATCGCGAGCAGCAGTCGCGCGTGCTGAAACAGGAAGAAGAGCAGCGGCGCGTCGACCAGGAGAACGCGGCGCGCATCAATCGCGAGCTGGCGCAGCCTCGGCGGCCGGAAGGCGAAGGCGAAAGCCGCTAA
- a CDS encoding type IV secretory system conjugative DNA transfer family protein encodes MRALAYGIIGLIALACAFFAWEASFAALVGLQTKSWELWRRVFHGLEIVLPAEVVYQQWASPVVQQLTTKAILGGLIALALVTLGLAQVLESLGGARQPSGGARLATERDLRKAGLLNGRPGYSVFLGRFNGRDVRYSGASHIYVNGPTRSGKGVGFVLPNAIEWRGALIGLDIKREMWDQIGAARAALGQDVFMFSPGSARSHCWNPLDLVSPWPERATDVANIAHSLIPLPQSGDPYWAETARGLFAGLLAYVLDAHEPPIEGRTIKAALRMFSRGRPLVAEMANILANEPGLNTFVQDKFRQHISREEKQRQSFESHIVTALEPWNNSLVDAATSRSDFNIAELRRRPFTILIGTPVGNFAAVEAVVRLLVQQVHDVLLRNLPGLDEPHKLLLMLDEFFQFGRMPEIVDRAPLVAGYGFQIAVIAQGLTQLDVRYGKPTRDMLIGNMDVKLLIGVGDETTARYCADELGKHYVRREGWGTSVGAGFGGSQGRATRTTQGRWELEPLMTSEAMRRLDATKAVLLVRGEYGAVIDKAHFFKETRFRRLLEAARGFAYRIAIPDVNNAGGGAVEDVDAGAPGGVKHLVAKDRVMREARALYLDAAAFEAAFVHAMTEAGNGATADLLNVLRIDPTRFGELRARRKGIFANAPSSDAATAALRQEVYSARRLLNDERAQFAPPPAMSAGTTQLAPSPVATAPIASSGPILEPVIGNGAPSSDSGLPETPALRIGDDMLARLNDVKRQSDIAAEVVKSAATRAAKDDAEKLGALVDTLSVQAELFIDTPMPDDLAALTTAVETETVEQ; translated from the coding sequence ATGCGGGCTCTCGCCTATGGGATCATCGGGCTGATCGCCCTTGCCTGCGCCTTCTTCGCGTGGGAGGCGTCCTTCGCGGCGCTTGTCGGCCTGCAAACCAAGTCCTGGGAGTTGTGGCGACGCGTTTTCCACGGCCTTGAGATCGTCTTGCCGGCGGAGGTCGTCTATCAGCAATGGGCTTCTCCCGTGGTTCAGCAGCTCACGACCAAAGCCATTCTGGGCGGGCTGATCGCGCTGGCCCTCGTGACGCTCGGATTGGCGCAAGTCCTGGAGTCGCTCGGCGGGGCGCGCCAGCCTTCCGGCGGCGCACGGCTGGCGACAGAACGCGATTTGCGCAAGGCGGGACTGCTGAACGGCCGGCCCGGCTATTCGGTCTTCCTCGGCCGCTTCAATGGCAGGGACGTGCGCTATAGCGGCGCCAGTCACATTTACGTCAACGGCCCCACGCGCTCGGGAAAGGGCGTCGGCTTTGTCCTGCCGAATGCGATCGAGTGGCGCGGCGCGCTGATCGGGCTCGATATCAAACGCGAAATGTGGGATCAGATCGGCGCGGCGCGCGCCGCGCTGGGGCAGGACGTCTTCATGTTCTCGCCGGGCTCTGCGCGGTCCCATTGCTGGAATCCGCTCGATCTCGTGTCGCCATGGCCGGAGCGCGCGACCGATGTCGCCAATATCGCGCATAGCCTGATTCCGCTACCGCAATCAGGCGATCCCTATTGGGCGGAAACCGCGCGCGGGCTGTTCGCCGGTCTCCTGGCCTATGTCCTCGACGCGCACGAGCCCCCGATCGAAGGGCGCACGATCAAGGCGGCGCTGAGAATGTTCAGCCGGGGCCGACCGCTTGTCGCGGAAATGGCGAATATTTTGGCGAATGAGCCCGGGCTCAACACGTTCGTTCAGGACAAGTTCCGCCAGCATATCAGCCGCGAAGAAAAGCAGCGCCAGTCGTTCGAGTCGCACATCGTCACGGCGCTTGAGCCGTGGAACAACAGCCTGGTGGATGCGGCAACAAGCCGGTCGGACTTCAACATTGCGGAGCTGCGCCGCCGGCCGTTCACGATCCTGATCGGAACGCCCGTCGGAAACTTCGCGGCCGTCGAAGCCGTCGTGCGGCTGCTGGTCCAACAGGTTCACGACGTTCTGCTGCGCAATCTGCCCGGTCTCGATGAGCCGCATAAGCTGCTGCTGATGCTCGATGAATTTTTCCAGTTCGGACGCATGCCCGAAATTGTCGACCGCGCGCCGCTGGTCGCCGGTTACGGCTTTCAAATCGCGGTGATCGCCCAAGGCTTGACGCAGCTCGACGTGCGCTATGGCAAGCCAACGCGCGACATGCTCATCGGCAATATGGACGTGAAACTGCTCATCGGCGTCGGCGATGAGACGACGGCGCGCTATTGCGCCGACGAATTGGGAAAGCACTACGTCCGCCGCGAAGGATGGGGCACGTCGGTCGGGGCCGGTTTCGGCGGATCGCAGGGCAGGGCGACGCGCACGACGCAAGGAAGGTGGGAGCTGGAGCCGCTGATGACAAGCGAGGCGATGCGCCGCCTCGATGCGACCAAGGCGGTGCTGCTGGTGCGCGGGGAATATGGCGCCGTCATCGACAAGGCGCATTTCTTCAAGGAAACCAGGTTCAGACGACTGCTCGAGGCCGCCCGCGGGTTCGCGTATCGGATCGCCATTCCTGACGTGAATAACGCCGGCGGCGGCGCGGTCGAGGACGTCGACGCTGGCGCGCCGGGCGGCGTCAAGCATCTTGTGGCGAAAGATCGTGTCATGCGAGAAGCGCGCGCGCTCTATCTCGACGCTGCCGCCTTCGAGGCGGCGTTTGTGCACGCGATGACCGAAGCCGGGAACGGCGCCACAGCGGACCTGCTGAATGTGCTGCGGATTGACCCGACGCGATTTGGCGAGCTGCGCGCAAGGCGAAAGGGGATATTCGCAAACGCCCCTTCATCCGATGCGGCGACAGCCGCTCTAAGGCAGGAAGTCTATTCGGCGCGTCGGTTGTTGAACGATGAACGGGCTCAATTTGCGCCGCCACCCGCAATGTCCGCGGGGACCACGCAACTGGCGCCATCTCCTGTCGCCACCGCGCCCATTGCCAGCTCCGGGCCGATACTCGAACCGGTGATCGGAAATGGCGCGCCGTCCAGTGACAGCGGCTTGCCTGAGACTCCCGCGTTGCGCATTGGCGACGACATGCTGGCCCGGTTGAATGACGTAAAAAGACAATCGGACATCGCGGCTGAAGTCGTGAAGTCGGCCGCGACGCGCGCCGCGAAAGATGACGCAGAGAAACTCGGCGCGCTTGTGGACACGCTGAGTGTTCAAGCCGAGTTGTTCATTGATACGCCGATGCCCGACGATCTGGCGGCGCTGACCACGGCTGTGGAAACAGAGACCGTAGAGCAATAA
- the virB11 gene encoding P-type DNA transfer ATPase VirB11: MEALGKPHMERFDVPELTEEAITRLATHVAASTQQSVNSSTPLLSAAMPHGERFQGVLAPATPHGGSFSIRKQVIANLTLGDYQARGAFDGVKVRGPRTFEADEYPEIERELATLFKDHSPDGIRRAIEFAVVNHVTMIISGGTSSGKTTFLNALLKHVPETERVVSIEDTRELKPPQPNWLPLVASKGGQGLADVTVQELLEASLRLRPDRLFLGEIRGAEAATFLQAVNTGHPGSLTTLHADSAYGAFQRLALMTLQSNLKLTKAEIIEYVRSVVPMVIQLRRRPTRGVAEIYFRGYGGE; the protein is encoded by the coding sequence GTGGAAGCGCTCGGCAAGCCGCATATGGAGCGTTTCGACGTTCCTGAACTGACCGAGGAGGCGATCACGCGGCTTGCAACGCATGTCGCGGCCTCGACGCAACAATCGGTCAATTCCTCAACGCCGCTGCTCTCGGCGGCGATGCCGCATGGCGAGCGCTTTCAGGGGGTGCTGGCGCCGGCGACGCCCCATGGCGGCTCCTTCTCAATCCGCAAACAGGTCATCGCCAATCTAACACTTGGCGATTATCAGGCGCGCGGCGCGTTCGACGGCGTCAAAGTCCGTGGTCCCAGGACGTTTGAGGCCGACGAATACCCGGAAATCGAACGGGAGCTTGCAACTCTCTTCAAGGATCATTCGCCGGACGGTATTCGACGCGCGATCGAATTTGCGGTCGTCAACCATGTGACGATGATTATTTCGGGCGGAACGTCGTCGGGGAAGACGACGTTTCTGAACGCGCTGCTCAAACATGTGCCGGAGACGGAGCGCGTCGTGTCGATCGAAGACACGCGCGAACTGAAACCGCCCCAGCCGAATTGGCTGCCGCTCGTCGCCTCGAAAGGCGGGCAGGGACTCGCCGATGTGACGGTGCAGGAGCTGCTCGAAGCGAGCCTTCGTCTTCGGCCCGATCGGCTGTTTCTCGGCGAGATTCGCGGCGCGGAAGCCGCGACCTTTTTGCAGGCCGTGAATACCGGGCATCCCGGCTCGCTGACGACGCTACACGCCGACAGCGCCTATGGCGCGTTTCAGCGGCTGGCGCTGATGACGCTGCAATCCAATCTGAAACTGACCAAGGCCGAAATCATCGAGTATGTGCGTTCGGTGGTGCCGATGGTGATTCAGCTCCGCCGGCGCCCGACGCGCGGCGTCGCGGAAATTTATTTTCGCGGCTATGGCGGCGAGTAA